The following are encoded together in the Plasmodium vinckei vinckei genome assembly, chromosome: PVVCY_12 genome:
- a CDS encoding 40S ribosomal protein S24, putative — protein MADQFTVRVKKYMSNPLLRRKQFALEILHPNKGTISKKDVKERLAKMYKLNNVNTIVLFGFKALFGGGRTKGFGLIYNSVDAVKKFEKKYRQIREGLITKENKPGRRAAKELKNRRKKVRGTAKTKVSGGKKK, from the exons atggCAGATCAATTTACAGTTcgagtaaaaaaatatatgagcAATCCCTTATTAAGAAGAAAACAATTTGCTTTAGAAATTTTACATCCAAATAAAGGGACTATATCAAAAAAGGATGTTAAAGAAAGATTAgcaaaaatgtataaattaaataatgtaaatacAATCGTATTATTTGGATTTAAAGCTTTATTTGGAGGGGGAAGAACTAAAGGGTTTGGCTTAATTTATAACAGTGTTGATGCTGTTAAAAAGTTTGAAAAGAAATACAGGCAAATACGAGAAGGCTTAATAACAAAGGAAAACAAGCCAGGAAGAAGAGCAGCCAAGGAATTGAAAAACAGAAGGAAAAAG GTCCGAGGTACAGCAAAGACAAAAGTTTCTGGaggaaagaaaaaataa